The Pseudomonas allokribbensis genome has a window encoding:
- a CDS encoding AhpA/YtjB family protein, translating into MNRPTPVKTDNFFLLIFRALRHRRVPIALRIASHNVILVALALVIYACVMGLQFKQAMHEQADALGESLTTQTATSATELLVSNDILSLNVLLNNLTKNKLVAHAAIYSVDNRILAESGQRPKHSLLGEAEGMYESKITFQDVTAGQLRISLDMDQFQQPMTISLQSMGILSAILLALSLTLSLRLGRHISTPLLQLRVWLRRIDEYTPGIERQDEIGDLARQLHASYAPEPTIPEPEPEPEFEDDDVEPEFEVRNLRDPSFDESRPMAAQKPAPRHVVSTVEDDDDEDPFADLRDESLNEPAQPAVRQPTPSVPQHTAVLAVQLGSQEQLRRLPRARLEELQERYRDCLEQAASLYQGEIETLNDGSTLMLFHTEDSGDDYLTNAICCGELLRALGHQLQIEVADSGITLQLQLGLTLGDELFGLSQIDLLLTDSAQDALALSQHSRNLLLVERKIGDDALIRQRARIRPIASPEGACCVERLMEPYPSMLERQLARMHERRA; encoded by the coding sequence GTGAACCGGCCCACGCCAGTTAAAACCGATAACTTCTTTCTGCTGATCTTCCGTGCACTGCGCCACCGCCGTGTACCGATTGCATTGCGCATTGCCAGCCATAACGTGATCCTGGTCGCCCTGGCCCTGGTGATCTATGCCTGCGTGATGGGCTTGCAGTTCAAGCAGGCCATGCACGAGCAGGCCGATGCGCTGGGCGAAAGCCTGACCACGCAGACCGCCACCTCCGCGACCGAGCTGCTGGTGTCCAACGACATCCTCAGCCTCAACGTGCTGCTCAACAACTTGACCAAGAACAAGCTGGTGGCCCACGCCGCCATCTACAGCGTGGACAACCGCATCCTCGCCGAGTCCGGTCAGCGGCCCAAGCACAGCCTGCTGGGCGAAGCCGAGGGCATGTACGAGAGCAAGATAACCTTCCAGGACGTGACCGCCGGGCAGCTGCGCATCAGTCTGGACATGGATCAGTTCCAGCAGCCGATGACCATCAGCCTGCAAAGCATGGGCATCCTGAGTGCGATCCTGCTGGCACTGTCCCTGACCCTGAGTCTGCGCCTTGGCCGGCACATCTCCACGCCGCTGCTGCAATTGCGCGTGTGGCTGCGCCGGATCGACGAATACACGCCGGGGATCGAGCGTCAGGACGAGATCGGCGATCTGGCCCGTCAACTGCACGCCAGTTACGCTCCCGAGCCGACCATTCCCGAGCCTGAGCCGGAACCCGAGTTCGAGGACGACGACGTCGAGCCGGAGTTCGAAGTACGCAACCTGCGCGATCCGAGTTTTGACGAGAGCCGCCCGATGGCCGCGCAGAAGCCTGCGCCACGCCACGTGGTCAGCACCGTGGAAGACGACGATGACGAAGACCCGTTTGCCGATCTGCGTGACGAATCGCTGAACGAACCCGCGCAACCTGCCGTTCGCCAGCCAACCCCGAGCGTGCCTCAGCACACCGCGGTGCTGGCAGTGCAACTGGGTTCGCAGGAGCAACTTCGCCGCTTGCCGCGGGCACGTCTGGAAGAGTTGCAGGAGCGCTATCGTGACTGCCTGGAGCAAGCTGCTTCGCTGTATCAGGGTGAAATCGAAACCCTGAACGATGGCAGCACGCTGATGCTGTTCCACACCGAAGACAGCGGCGACGATTACCTGACCAACGCCATCTGCTGCGGCGAGCTGCTGCGAGCGCTGGGCCACCAGTTGCAGATCGAAGTCGCCGACAGCGGCATCACCCTGCAATTGCAGTTGGGCCTGACCCTGGGCGACGAACTGTTCGGCCTGAGCCAGATCGACCTGCTGCTGACCGACTCCGCCCAGGACGCCCTGGCGCTGTCGCAGCACAGCCGCAACCTGTTGCTGGTGGAGCGCAAGATCGGTGATGACGCGCTGATTCGCCAGCGTGCACGGATCCGGCCGATTGCCAGCCCTGAAGGGGCTTGCTGTGTGGAGCGATTGATGGAGCCTTATCCGTCGATGCTTGAGCGGCAGCTGGCGCGGATGCATGAGCGCCGGGCCTGA
- the serB gene encoding phosphoserine phosphatase SerB codes for MREIVLINITGVDRPGLTAAITGVLAQGGVNILDIGQAVIHDMLSFGILVEIPDSEQGKSVLKDILFKGYELDQQVRFTPVSEEDYQQWVGNQGKKRHIVTLLTRKVTAGQLQAVSSITAKYGLNIDHIDRLSGRMLLDTPADKGKGCIEFSVRGEAADPQALRAEFLSVAQELNVDIAFQEDSLFRRNRRLAVFDMDSTLIEAEVIDELAKAAGVGDQVSEITERAMAGELDFRASFKERLALLKGLDVGVLDSIGASLRLTEGAETLFAELKRLGYKTAILSGGFTYFAKQLQAKLGIDYVFANELEVVDGKCTGVAIEPIVDAQRKADLLKQLAEKEGLRLEQTIAVGDGANDLPMLAIAGLGVAFRAKPLVKQSAKQAISTLGLDGVLYLLGFRDRDGQL; via the coding sequence TTGCGCGAAATCGTCCTGATTAACATCACGGGAGTCGACCGTCCCGGTCTGACGGCGGCCATTACCGGTGTTCTGGCTCAGGGTGGTGTGAACATCCTCGATATCGGTCAGGCGGTCATCCACGACATGCTGTCGTTCGGCATCCTCGTGGAAATCCCCGACTCCGAGCAAGGCAAGTCGGTGCTCAAGGACATCCTGTTCAAGGGTTACGAGCTCGACCAGCAGGTGCGCTTCACCCCGGTGTCCGAAGAGGATTACCAGCAATGGGTGGGCAATCAGGGCAAGAAACGCCACATCGTCACCCTGCTGACCCGCAAGGTCACCGCCGGCCAGTTGCAGGCCGTGAGCTCGATCACCGCCAAATACGGGCTGAACATCGATCATATCGACCGTCTGTCGGGTCGCATGCTGCTGGACACGCCGGCCGACAAGGGCAAGGGCTGCATCGAGTTCTCCGTACGCGGCGAAGCGGCCGATCCGCAGGCCCTGCGCGCCGAATTCCTCAGCGTGGCCCAGGAGCTGAACGTCGACATCGCATTCCAGGAAGATTCGCTGTTCCGTCGCAACCGTCGTCTGGCGGTGTTCGACATGGACTCGACCTTGATCGAAGCCGAAGTCATCGACGAACTGGCCAAGGCCGCCGGCGTTGGCGACCAGGTTTCGGAAATCACCGAGCGGGCAATGGCCGGTGAGCTGGACTTCCGCGCCAGCTTCAAAGAGCGTCTGGCGCTGCTCAAGGGCCTGGATGTCGGTGTACTCGATTCGATCGGTGCCTCGCTGCGCCTGACCGAAGGCGCCGAAACCCTGTTCGCCGAACTCAAGCGCCTGGGCTACAAAACCGCCATCCTGTCCGGCGGCTTCACCTACTTCGCCAAGCAATTGCAGGCCAAGCTTGGCATCGACTACGTGTTCGCCAACGAACTGGAAGTGGTCGACGGCAAATGCACCGGCGTGGCGATCGAGCCGATCGTCGATGCCCAGCGCAAGGCTGATCTGCTGAAACAGCTGGCTGAAAAAGAAGGTTTGCGTCTGGAGCAGACCATCGCCGTGGGCGACGGTGCCAACGACCTGCCGATGCTGGCGATTGCCGGTCTGGGTGTGGCGTTCCGCGCCAAGCCGCTGGTCAAACAGTCGGCGAAGCAAGCGATCTCGACCCTCGGCCTGGATGGCGTGCTGTACCTGCTGGGCTTCCGGGATCGCGACGGGCAGCTCTGA
- a CDS encoding molecular chaperone codes for MSEPRSRPQLSAPTPTQLRLSFCEATPRDLKRWIAGLPKANIGETARQLYQGLGELNQLLTPSDNRLHLLELLRPEVYFVCQHLERHFLHQAIMLDERSRKISNLCQALQSQLAIGYKQIVLRIAPKYTKDRATLLSEALQRATHALKGQLVRATQLYSPAPEQLWFELHQLFRCACDLQLQHRRVRDDLASLAGELSVEQTYIAALLLGSARCNQLRQNPIAQLAQVLEPWSAWLKLHPGASGEGLFAISAEIDAGPRYRSKFRSEQQPGLLGFDPQALVNAIEAHLLHQDTSTPLPVPAGLTLDTLQHLHATWGEAAERSFQRTVGQGNLTVCVGMSALHFYLGGERTFSELLRHPGSRAANFSRAVAQGEKDSWSQAFDAAPQSKSDDFLPYEEIRYEPLADDEGDADSPPHYPTYALPVINHSPGGYCLAWPKEVPAELQTGEMVGIQDTTNQGWSIAVVRWIRQVRGAGTQMGIELVAPHAQPCGLQLVRTRDDHSHYLRGLLLPEISAIDLPATLLAPRLPFQEGSKVMINTQGEEHRAGLDRRVASTHSFNQFAYRSLEAAQNGGSEEDFDSLWKSL; via the coding sequence ATGAGTGAGCCTCGATCCCGACCACAACTGAGCGCCCCGACCCCGACTCAGTTGCGCCTGTCGTTCTGTGAAGCGACCCCGCGCGATCTCAAGCGCTGGATCGCCGGCCTGCCGAAAGCCAACATCGGCGAAACCGCGCGCCAGCTTTATCAGGGCCTTGGCGAACTCAATCAATTGCTGACGCCCAGTGACAATCGTCTGCATCTGCTGGAACTGCTGCGGCCCGAGGTGTACTTCGTCTGCCAGCACCTTGAGCGGCACTTTCTGCATCAGGCGATCATGCTCGATGAGCGTTCACGCAAGATCAGCAACCTGTGCCAGGCGCTGCAAAGCCAACTGGCCATCGGTTACAAACAGATCGTTCTGCGGATCGCGCCCAAATACACAAAGGATCGGGCGACTCTGCTGAGCGAGGCGCTGCAACGCGCCACCCATGCGCTGAAAGGGCAACTGGTGCGCGCCACGCAGTTGTACAGCCCGGCGCCGGAACAGCTGTGGTTTGAATTGCACCAATTGTTTCGCTGCGCCTGCGACTTGCAGCTGCAACACCGTCGGGTCCGTGATGACCTGGCCAGCCTCGCCGGGGAACTGAGCGTCGAACAGACCTACATCGCCGCTCTGCTGCTGGGCAGCGCCCGCTGCAATCAACTGCGCCAGAACCCGATCGCCCAACTCGCGCAGGTGCTTGAGCCGTGGAGTGCCTGGTTGAAACTCCATCCCGGTGCCTCGGGCGAAGGGCTGTTCGCCATTTCTGCGGAGATCGACGCAGGTCCGCGCTATCGCAGCAAATTTCGCAGCGAACAACAGCCGGGACTGCTGGGATTCGATCCGCAAGCGCTGGTGAATGCCATCGAGGCTCACCTGCTGCATCAGGACACCTCGACGCCACTGCCAGTGCCGGCCGGTCTGACACTCGACACCCTGCAACATCTGCACGCCACCTGGGGCGAAGCCGCCGAACGCAGCTTCCAGCGCACCGTCGGCCAGGGCAACCTGACCGTATGTGTGGGCATGAGCGCCCTGCACTTCTATCTGGGTGGCGAACGCACCTTCAGCGAACTGCTCCGGCATCCCGGCTCGCGCGCCGCGAACTTCAGCCGTGCAGTGGCCCAAGGCGAAAAGGACAGCTGGAGCCAGGCATTCGATGCCGCGCCGCAAAGCAAGTCCGACGATTTCCTGCCTTACGAGGAAATCCGCTACGAACCGCTGGCCGACGACGAAGGCGACGCTGACAGCCCGCCGCATTACCCGACCTATGCGTTGCCGGTCATCAACCACAGCCCCGGCGGTTATTGCCTGGCGTGGCCAAAAGAAGTGCCCGCCGAATTGCAGACCGGGGAGATGGTCGGCATCCAGGACACCACGAATCAGGGCTGGAGCATTGCCGTGGTGCGCTGGATCCGTCAGGTGCGCGGTGCCGGGACACAAATGGGCATCGAACTGGTGGCGCCACACGCCCAGCCCTGCGGCTTGCAACTGGTGCGCACGCGGGACGATCACAGCCATTACCTGCGGGGTTTGTTGTTGCCGGAAATCAGCGCCATCGACTTGCCCGCGACGCTACTGGCGCCACGACTGCCGTTTCAGGAAGGCAGTAAAGTCATGATCAACACCCAGGGCGAAGAGCACCGCGCCGGGCTGGATCGGCGGGTGGCGAGCACCCACAGTTTCAATCAGTTTGCCTATCGCTCGCTGGAGGCCGCGCAGAATGGCGGCAGCGAGGAGGATTTCGACTCGTTGTGGAAATCCCTTTGA
- a CDS encoding lectin OAA, with the protein MSKYAVANQWGGNSAPWHPGGTWVLGARDNQKVVAIEIKSGDGGKSFTGTMTYAGEGPIGFKAQRTGQNQYNVENQWGGNDAPWHPGGKWVIGGRDNQNVIALSVTSSDGGKNLSGTNTYANEGPIGFRGQIE; encoded by the coding sequence ATGTCTAAATACGCAGTGGCAAATCAATGGGGCGGTAACTCGGCACCCTGGCATCCGGGTGGAACCTGGGTACTGGGCGCGCGGGACAACCAGAAAGTCGTCGCGATCGAGATCAAGTCCGGCGACGGCGGCAAAAGCTTCACCGGCACCATGACCTACGCCGGCGAAGGCCCTATTGGCTTCAAGGCTCAGCGCACTGGCCAGAACCAGTACAACGTCGAGAACCAGTGGGGTGGCAACGATGCCCCGTGGCACCCAGGTGGCAAATGGGTGATCGGCGGTCGGGATAACCAGAACGTTATCGCGTTGAGTGTCACGTCGAGTGACGGCGGGAAAAACCTCAGCGGCACCAATACCTACGCCAACGAAGGGCCGATCGGCTTCCGTGGGCAGATAGAGTAA
- the asd gene encoding archaetidylserine decarboxylase (Phosphatidylserine decarboxylase is synthesized as a single chain precursor. Generation of the pyruvoyl active site from a Ser is coupled to cleavage of a Gly-Ser bond between the larger (beta) and smaller (alpha chains). It is an integral membrane protein.): MKERLFIISQYLLPHHLLSRLAGCIAECRVRWFKNAFTTWFAKRYQVDMSLALVEDVTAYEHFNAFFTRALKDGARPLDETPGAILSPADGAISQLGPIEHGRIFQAKGHSFSVLELLGGDAANAAPFMGGEFATVYLSPKDYHRVHMPLAGTLREMVYIPGRIFSVNKTTAENVPELFARNERVACIFDTERGPMAVVLVGAMIVASIETVWAGLVTPPKRELKTFRYDEAARAPIHLEKGAELGRFKLGSTAIVLFGPDQVKWVEEMKAGSPVQMGQALALPNA, translated from the coding sequence ATGAAAGAGCGTTTGTTTATCATCAGCCAATACCTGCTGCCTCACCACTTGCTGTCGCGCCTGGCCGGCTGCATTGCCGAGTGCCGCGTGCGCTGGTTCAAGAATGCCTTCACCACCTGGTTCGCCAAGCGTTATCAGGTGGACATGTCGCTGGCGCTGGTTGAGGACGTGACCGCTTACGAGCACTTCAACGCCTTCTTCACCCGTGCGCTGAAAGACGGCGCACGCCCTCTGGACGAGACACCGGGCGCGATCCTCAGCCCGGCCGACGGTGCGATCAGCCAGCTCGGCCCGATCGAGCACGGCCGCATCTTCCAGGCCAAGGGCCACAGCTTCAGCGTGCTGGAGCTGCTGGGTGGCGACGCGGCCAACGCTGCGCCGTTCATGGGCGGCGAATTCGCTACCGTTTACCTGTCGCCGAAGGACTACCACCGCGTGCACATGCCGCTGGCCGGCACCCTGCGCGAAATGGTCTACATCCCGGGCCGGATCTTCTCGGTCAACAAGACCACCGCTGAAAACGTCCCTGAGCTGTTCGCCCGCAACGAGCGCGTAGCGTGCATCTTCGACACCGAGCGCGGGCCGATGGCCGTGGTGCTGGTGGGCGCGATGATCGTGGCGTCGATTGAAACCGTGTGGGCCGGTCTGGTGACTCCACCGAAGCGCGAACTGAAAACCTTCCGCTACGACGAAGCCGCCCGTGCACCAATTCATCTGGAAAAAGGTGCGGAACTGGGTCGCTTCAAGCTGGGTTCGACCGCGATCGTGCTGTTTGGCCCGGATCAGGTGAAATGGGTTGAAGAAATGAAAGCCGGCTCGCCGGTACAGATGGGCCAGGCCCTGGCATTGCCGAACGCCTGA
- a CDS encoding rhodanese-like domain-containing protein, with product MSDFSGLALVIEPSDLLPRLEARNLIMVDLTSAARYAEGHIPGARFVDPKRTQLGQAPAPGLLPTKEKLEELFGELGHHKDAVYVVYDDEGGGWAGRFIWLLDVIGHDKYHYLDGGLPAWLAEGSPMSIQIPPVVGGPVALTLHDEPTATREYLQSRLGAADLAIWDARGPLEYSGEKVLAAKGGHIPGAVNFEWTAGMDQARQLRIRTDMPQILESLGITKDKEIITHCQTHHRSGFTYLVAKSLGYPRVKGYAGSWGEWGNHPDTPVEL from the coding sequence ATGTCTGACTTCTCTGGCCTGGCGCTGGTGATCGAGCCGAGCGACCTGCTCCCTCGCCTCGAAGCCCGCAACCTGATTATGGTGGATCTGACCAGTGCCGCCCGCTATGCCGAGGGTCATATTCCCGGCGCACGCTTTGTCGATCCGAAGCGCACCCAGCTGGGCCAGGCACCGGCTCCGGGCCTGTTGCCGACAAAAGAAAAACTCGAAGAACTGTTCGGTGAACTGGGTCATCACAAGGACGCGGTCTACGTGGTCTATGACGACGAAGGCGGTGGCTGGGCCGGACGTTTCATCTGGCTGCTCGACGTGATCGGTCACGACAAGTACCACTACCTCGACGGCGGCCTGCCGGCGTGGCTGGCGGAAGGCTCGCCGATGTCGATCCAGATCCCTCCTGTCGTCGGCGGTCCGGTAGCCCTGACCCTGCACGACGAACCGACCGCCACCCGCGAATACCTGCAAAGCCGCCTCGGTGCCGCCGACCTGGCGATCTGGGATGCTCGCGGGCCACTGGAATACTCCGGCGAGAAAGTGCTGGCGGCCAAGGGTGGGCACATCCCCGGCGCAGTCAACTTCGAATGGACGGCAGGCATGGATCAGGCGCGCCAGCTGCGCATCCGCACCGACATGCCGCAGATCCTCGAAAGCCTCGGGATCACGAAAGACAAAGAAATCATTACTCACTGCCAGACCCATCACCGGTCCGGTTTCACTTATCTGGTGGCCAAATCCCTCGGTTATCCGCGGGTCAAGGGCTACGCCGGTTCCTGGGGCGAATGGGGCAACCACCCCGACACCCCCGTCGAGCTTTAA
- a CDS encoding HDOD domain-containing protein: protein MANETNVPHVKPTTLDGWVKLLDGVRLPVPQEAHDRVCRAIRDNRSSLRDIADLMQDSPALALSIIREANRHTQGSMTAPAENLEVAINRLGLARTEELLARLPAEPQAQIPQALRQIQMISQHATQQANGFFASRLARLWQDIHWGSLLFLSPLWPLALTFPQLLEEWEVRVIHKGESARDVEKQLFGVRLLKIGEALVEVWRLPIWVQQGYRLLLTEQRELVKVLRIARDVDHPLRQQNRLDDDPTLRHWLNQPANTVLLANGLALSAQQAWDSPHSERWQYLTSLYLQISMDEVQQQLHQQAANSARRHSMPDLWHPAVSLLWPWGTHRLPAGMLPAAAPNADDLAKWRRQCAELLAEPSRFTNAMHLTIAARDALVASGMRRVMILMADRTQSSLRVHQISGLPKEAAALNFVVSQSTVLQRLLAQQAQVRITPDNNAQFSALLPPSLRTLFRGEHLFLRSLVHNGRVIMIVVADQGGGPFADITVQAFGKTAQCIEKALHSFSQRGQ, encoded by the coding sequence ATGGCTAATGAAACGAACGTCCCACACGTAAAACCCACCACACTCGATGGCTGGGTGAAGCTGCTCGACGGCGTACGCCTGCCGGTGCCGCAAGAAGCCCACGATCGTGTCTGCCGCGCCATCCGCGATAATCGCAGCTCGCTGCGCGACATCGCCGACCTGATGCAGGACAGCCCGGCGCTGGCGCTGAGCATCATTCGCGAAGCCAATCGCCACACCCAGGGCAGCATGACCGCGCCGGCGGAAAACCTTGAGGTCGCGATCAATCGCCTTGGCCTCGCCCGCACCGAAGAACTGCTGGCACGCCTGCCCGCCGAACCGCAGGCGCAAATTCCCCAGGCCTTGCGCCAGATACAGATGATCAGTCAGCACGCCACGCAACAGGCCAACGGCTTTTTTGCCAGTCGCCTGGCGCGGCTGTGGCAGGACATTCATTGGGGCAGTCTGTTATTTCTGTCGCCGCTGTGGCCGCTGGCGCTGACCTTTCCCCAACTGCTCGAAGAGTGGGAAGTGCGGGTTATCCACAAGGGCGAATCGGCCCGCGACGTGGAAAAGCAATTGTTCGGTGTGCGTCTGCTGAAGATCGGTGAGGCGCTGGTCGAAGTCTGGCGATTGCCGATCTGGGTGCAGCAGGGTTATCGATTGCTGCTCACCGAGCAACGCGAACTGGTCAAGGTTTTGCGCATCGCCCGCGATGTCGATCACCCGCTACGCCAGCAGAATCGCCTCGATGACGACCCGACCCTGCGCCACTGGCTCAATCAACCGGCCAACACCGTGCTGCTGGCCAACGGCCTGGCGCTTTCGGCCCAACAGGCCTGGGACAGTCCGCACAGTGAGCGCTGGCAATACCTGACCAGCCTCTATCTGCAAATCTCGATGGACGAGGTGCAACAACAGTTGCACCAACAGGCCGCCAACAGTGCGCGCCGGCATTCGATGCCGGATCTGTGGCACCCGGCGGTTTCCCTGTTGTGGCCGTGGGGCACCCATCGCCTGCCCGCCGGAATGCTGCCGGCCGCCGCACCCAATGCCGACGACCTCGCCAAGTGGCGCCGGCAATGTGCCGAACTGCTGGCCGAGCCGAGCCGTTTCACCAATGCCATGCACTTGACCATTGCCGCTCGCGACGCGCTGGTGGCCAGCGGCATGCGCCGGGTGATGATCCTGATGGCCGACCGCACGCAGTCCAGTCTGCGCGTGCATCAGATTTCCGGCCTGCCGAAGGAAGCTGCTGCGCTCAACTTCGTCGTCAGTCAAAGCACCGTGCTGCAACGCTTGCTCGCGCAGCAGGCACAAGTGCGGATCACCCCGGACAACAACGCCCAGTTTTCCGCCCTGCTGCCGCCCTCGCTGCGCACGCTGTTCCGAGGCGAACACCTGTTCCTGCGCTCGCTGGTCCACAACGGCCGCGTCATCATGATCGTGGTGGCCGACCAAGGTGGCGGGCCGTTCGCCGACATCACCGTGCAAGCCTTCGGCAAAACCGCGCAGTGCATCGAGAAAGCCCTGCACAGCTTTAGCCAGCGCGGCCAATGA
- the motA gene encoding flagellar motor stator protein MotA, giving the protein MAKIIGIIVVFASVLGGYVLSHGKIAALIQPFEVMIIGGAALGAFLQANPGYMTMHVLKKSLSMFSSRFSHTFYLEVLGLIYEILNKSRREGMMAIEGDIEDAAASPIFAKYPAVLKDERMTAFICDYLRIMSSGNMAPHELEGLFDMELYSLKEDLEHPSHAVNGIADAMPGFGIVAAVLGIVVTMASLGEGDQKSIGLHVGAALVGTFFGILAAYGFFGPLAHSLAHDAKEELNVYEAIKASLVASASGMPPSLAVEFGRKVLYPAHRPSFAELEQAVRGR; this is encoded by the coding sequence ATGGCTAAAATTATCGGCATCATCGTCGTATTCGCGAGCGTGCTCGGCGGATACGTGCTCTCCCACGGCAAGATTGCCGCCCTGATCCAGCCTTTCGAGGTGATGATCATCGGTGGTGCGGCACTCGGAGCATTCCTCCAGGCCAACCCCGGTTACATGACGATGCACGTGCTCAAGAAATCCCTGAGCATGTTCAGTTCGCGTTTCAGCCACACGTTCTATCTGGAAGTGCTGGGCCTGATCTACGAGATCCTCAACAAGAGCCGCCGTGAAGGCATGATGGCCATCGAGGGCGACATCGAAGATGCCGCTGCGAGCCCGATCTTCGCCAAGTACCCGGCGGTATTGAAAGACGAACGCATGACCGCGTTCATCTGCGATTACCTGCGCATCATGTCGTCCGGCAACATGGCGCCGCACGAGCTGGAAGGCTTGTTCGACATGGAACTGTACAGCCTCAAGGAAGACCTCGAGCATCCGTCCCACGCGGTGAACGGCATTGCCGACGCCATGCCGGGTTTCGGTATCGTCGCGGCGGTACTGGGTATCGTGGTGACCATGGCCTCGTTGGGTGAAGGCGATCAGAAGTCCATCGGTCTGCACGTAGGTGCGGCACTCGTGGGTACCTTCTTCGGTATTCTCGCGGCATACGGTTTCTTCGGCCCGCTGGCGCACTCCCTGGCGCACGATGCCAAGGAAGAGCTGAACGTCTACGAAGCCATCAAGGCCTCGCTGGTGGCTTCGGCGTCCGGCATGCCGCCATCGCTGGCTGTCGAGTTCGGTCGCAAGGTTCTGTACCCGGCTCACCGTCCAAGCTTTGCCGAGCTGGAACAAGCCGTTCGCGGTCGTTAA
- the motB gene encoding flagellar motor protein MotB has product MENNQPIIIKRVKRIAGGHHGGAWKIAFADFATAMMAFFLVLWLLSTATPEQKIAIAGYFKDPVGFSESGTPYIIDLGGTPTLAPENTLNPEVKSQPQPDKVTVDTEQVEGMAEQVEKERLELLLQELQNKVDENPQLQKFKDQILFEITPNGLRIQIMDAENRPMFDSGSARLKPYFEDILLAMADTIKAVPNKISISGHTDAKPYTGTGDFGNWELSANRANAARRALVAGSYPDGQVARVVGYASSALFDKENPFNPVNRRIDIVVLTKKAQAAIEGSQGTEPSKPADQGQNGAAPATPVDPNALPADQQPVPAHELRERLNLFDDAAPKPTAPGSAAPAPAPAAPATAPATAPAPAPKQ; this is encoded by the coding sequence ATGGAAAATAACCAGCCGATAATCATCAAGCGCGTCAAGCGCATCGCCGGCGGGCATCACGGCGGGGCGTGGAAGATCGCCTTCGCCGACTTCGCGACGGCGATGATGGCGTTCTTCCTGGTGTTGTGGCTGCTGTCCACCGCGACCCCGGAACAGAAGATCGCCATCGCCGGTTACTTCAAGGACCCGGTCGGTTTCTCCGAGAGCGGCACGCCGTACATCATCGACCTGGGCGGTACGCCGACCCTGGCGCCGGAAAACACCCTCAACCCTGAAGTGAAGTCGCAGCCGCAACCGGACAAGGTCACGGTCGACACCGAGCAGGTTGAAGGCATGGCCGAGCAGGTCGAGAAGGAACGTCTGGAACTGTTGCTGCAAGAACTGCAGAACAAGGTCGACGAGAATCCGCAGCTGCAGAAGTTCAAGGATCAGATCCTGTTCGAGATCACGCCGAACGGCTTGCGCATCCAGATCATGGACGCCGAGAACCGTCCGATGTTCGACTCCGGTTCTGCACGCCTGAAGCCGTACTTCGAAGACATCCTGCTGGCCATGGCCGACACCATCAAAGCGGTGCCGAACAAGATCAGCATCAGCGGCCACACCGACGCCAAGCCGTACACCGGCACCGGTGACTTCGGTAACTGGGAACTCTCGGCCAACCGTGCCAACGCCGCCCGGCGTGCGCTGGTGGCGGGTAGTTATCCGGACGGGCAAGTGGCGCGGGTCGTGGGTTACGCCTCGTCGGCGCTGTTCGACAAGGAGAACCCGTTCAACCCGGTCAACCGTCGCATCGACATCGTGGTGCTGACCAAGAAGGCCCAGGCGGCCATCGAAGGTTCGCAAGGTACCGAACCGTCGAAACCGGCAGATCAAGGTCAGAACGGTGCGGCCCCGGCCACACCGGTCGACCCGAACGCCTTGCCGGCGGATCAGCAGCCAGTGCCGGCGCACGAGCTGCGCGAACGGTTGAACCTGTTTGACGACGCGGCGCCGAAGCCAACCGCGCCGGGCAGCGCGGCGCCAGCCCCGGCGCCCGCTGCACCCGCCACTGCACCGGCCACTGCCCCGGCGCCCGCGCCCAAGCAGTGA